In a genomic window of Thermoprotei archaeon:
- a CDS encoding 4Fe-4S dicluster domain-containing protein gives MSKIYTTSRYSFVVFNLSEVSNLIAKVEEKLGLVTYEIDTKSHIEVKDLEVCKKCKAKWCIHLCPAKVYEPKDDGTITFNYENCIECGAAPYICPYGNIKWVPPRGGKGIMYKYG, from the coding sequence ATGTCAAAAATATATACTACATCGCGCTATTCATTTGTGGTGTTTAATTTGTCTGAAGTATCAAATCTCATTGCTAAAGTAGAAGAAAAACTTGGGCTAGTAACTTATGAGATTGACACAAAATCACATATCGAAGTGAAAGATTTAGAAGTCTGTAAAAAATGTAAAGCAAAATGGTGTATTCATCTCTGTCCGGCTAAAGTTTATGAACCGAAAGATGATGGAACAATAACATTTAATTATGAAAATTGCATTGAATGTGGTGCTGCACCTTACATTTGTCCCTATGGCAACATTAAATGGGTTCCTCCACGCGGAGGAAAAGGTATCATGTACAAGTATGGGTGA
- a CDS encoding pyridoxal phosphate-dependent aminotransferase — protein MVDLFDWEEQKAEINLSWSSIEGFEELNKLPKDNNEPEKILAEWYNVSSENIVIVHGAQEGMFLTYLALKPNKVVIPLPSYPPIFEQAQALGIKIEYSEIKPKVEKSIIALANPNNPTGLYLNPDEIVSNNLVIIDEIFKYFIDDKPYFHDNAIIISGTSKFFAIRGRKVGWIIAKKELAEKIKKIKDLVTPEPLYEKELIKYIFKNFDFFKERSINIIKENMKILYQFSDTRFKIIHNPYMPVALLTKDALNSMDFCRKLLKETGVLFTPSKFFGIDGGFRVSLGSKDPSILKESLIRLKNFSDKFFG, from the coding sequence ATGGTTGATTTATTTGACTGGGAAGAACAAAAAGCTGAAATAAATCTATCGTGGAGTAGTATAGAAGGATTTGAAGAACTTAATAAATTGCCCAAGGATAATAATGAACCTGAAAAAATTCTTGCCGAATGGTATAATGTTTCATCTGAGAATATTGTAATCGTACATGGTGCTCAAGAAGGTATGTTTTTAACTTATCTTGCTTTGAAACCTAATAAAGTTGTTATACCGTTGCCAAGCTATCCTCCAATTTTTGAACAGGCCCAAGCATTAGGAATTAAAATTGAGTATTCAGAAATCAAACCTAAGGTAGAAAAATCTATTATTGCATTAGCTAACCCTAATAATCCTACAGGTTTATACTTAAATCCTGATGAGATCGTTTCCAACAATCTAGTAATAATAGACGAAATATTCAAATATTTCATCGATGATAAACCATACTTCCATGATAACGCTATAATAATATCAGGCACAAGTAAATTTTTTGCAATAAGAGGAAGAAAAGTTGGATGGATAATTGCCAAAAAGGAACTCGCAGAGAAAATAAAGAAAATAAAAGATCTAGTAACACCAGAACCTTTATACGAAAAAGAATTAATAAAGTATATATTCAAAAATTTTGACTTCTTTAAAGAACGAAGCATAAATATTATAAAGGAAAACATGAAGATACTCTATCAGTTCAGTGACACACGTTTTAAAATCATTCACAATCCCTACATGCCAGTGGCACTTCTCACAAAAGATGCTCTAAATTCTATGGACTTTTGTAGAAAACTCCTTAAAGAGACTGGAGTTCTATTTACACCTTCAAAATTTTTCGGTATCGATGGAGGTTTTAGAGTCTCGCTTGGTTCTAAAGATCCAAGCATACTCAAAGAAAGCCTGATCAGATTAAAAAATTTCAGCGATAAATTTTTTGGATAA
- a CDS encoding FAD-dependent oxidoreductase, with amino-acid sequence MGFEKFDAIVVGAGVAGLSAAYVMAKAGLNVLVVERGHKPGSKNVVGGRLYTHSIKKIFPNFPDGANVERPVTKELFGLIWKDATITFEFSDKSLVNERHSYTVLRAKFDAWFASEVEKAGALIITDQRVDNLIIENGFVKGIVSGGDKVPSDMVIIAEGCSSILTEQAGLRKPYDSSDFLLGIKQVVELPKNIIEERFGLTGDDDGAAQLYFGDFTHGIAGGGVLYTNKDTVSVLITIKLDSAINKIAEGSAIDSHEVLNKFISTPPISRLLRGGKVVEYSAKLIPELSKSHRPKLYGNGVMVVGDAAGLIINSVFNLRGMDLAITSGIAAGETAIKGKEIGKFDAETLSLYQEKMKETLKEIDMFSGVWRIMENPRLYKEYPEIIIEILRDLTTVGIYPKAKLMSTILRHLKGVSTSNLIRDLLITLGSI; translated from the coding sequence ATGGGATTTGAGAAATTTGATGCCATAGTTGTTGGCGCTGGAGTTGCTGGCTTATCTGCAGCTTACGTCATGGCTAAAGCTGGTCTTAACGTACTTGTGGTTGAACGAGGACATAAACCTGGATCAAAAAATGTGGTCGGTGGACGTCTATACACTCACAGCATTAAAAAGATTTTTCCAAATTTTCCTGATGGAGCGAACGTAGAAAGGCCTGTGACCAAAGAACTATTTGGCCTCATATGGAAGGATGCAACAATTACTTTTGAGTTTTCTGATAAATCTCTAGTTAATGAAAGACATAGTTATACTGTTCTGAGGGCTAAATTTGATGCATGGTTTGCTAGTGAAGTAGAAAAGGCTGGGGCACTAATAATAACTGATCAAAGAGTTGATAACCTTATAATTGAAAATGGATTCGTAAAAGGTATAGTATCTGGTGGTGATAAGGTTCCATCGGACATGGTGATAATAGCCGAGGGTTGTTCATCAATACTCACAGAACAGGCAGGTTTAAGAAAACCATACGACTCAAGCGATTTTCTCTTAGGAATAAAACAGGTTGTAGAGTTGCCAAAGAACATTATTGAAGAAAGATTTGGACTGACTGGAGATGATGACGGAGCAGCGCAACTTTATTTTGGTGATTTTACTCATGGAATTGCTGGAGGCGGTGTATTATACACCAACAAAGATACTGTTTCAGTCTTAATAACAATAAAACTCGATTCAGCAATAAATAAAATAGCAGAGGGCTCAGCCATAGATTCCCATGAAGTACTGAACAAATTTATCTCAACGCCACCAATATCAAGATTATTAAGAGGTGGTAAGGTTGTAGAATATTCAGCAAAACTAATACCAGAATTATCAAAATCTCACAGACCCAAACTTTATGGTAATGGTGTTATGGTGGTAGGCGATGCAGCTGGTCTAATAATAAACTCAGTATTTAACCTACGAGGCATGGACCTGGCAATTACCTCAGGAATTGCTGCAGGTGAAACAGCGATCAAAGGTAAAGAAATCGGTAAATTTGATGCAGAAACTCTTTCCTTATATCAGGAAAAAATGAAAGAAACACTAAAAGAAATTGATATGTTCTCCGGAGTTTGGCGTATTATGGAAAACCCACGTCTATACAAAGAATATCCTGAGATTATTATTGAGATACTCAGAGACCTTACAACAGTGGGAATTTATCCTAAAGCTAAGCTAATGTCTACAATACTTCGTCATTTGAAAGGCGTCTCGACATCAAATCTCATAAGAGACCTATTAATTACGTTAGGTTCCATATGA
- a CDS encoding lysine exporter LysO family protein, whose product MIKVAIISLMIGFLIGRLIHFSDTFLIDNLETIALYGLIFIIGLGIGIDKSLSKKFKELSLETLIAPISSIIGTLTFGFLIGYILGIQPKVALSIVAGFGWYTFTGPVLFRLLGVEAGILGFLSNLFRELFTMILSPILGKKFGATTIIASGGATSMDTTLPFVIRYSGIENSLPSIISGTLLTFLATLLVPFFASL is encoded by the coding sequence ATGATTAAAGTGGCCATCATATCTTTAATGATAGGATTTTTGATTGGACGATTAATTCATTTCAGCGACACTTTTTTAATAGATAATTTAGAGACAATAGCACTTTATGGTTTAATATTTATTATTGGTCTTGGTATAGGTATTGATAAAAGTCTGTCAAAGAAATTTAAAGAACTAAGCTTAGAAACTTTAATAGCACCTATATCATCAATCATAGGAACTTTAACGTTCGGATTTCTTATAGGTTATATTTTAGGGATTCAACCAAAAGTAGCACTCTCTATTGTAGCGGGATTTGGTTGGTACACATTTACCGGCCCTGTTCTCTTTAGACTTCTCGGTGTTGAAGCTGGGATACTAGGTTTTCTTTCTAACCTTTTTAGAGAACTTTTCACTATGATACTTTCACCTATTTTAGGTAAAAAATTTGGAGCAACCACTATAATAGCGAGTGGCGGTGCTACGTCTATGGATACAACACTTCCATTTGTTATACGCTACTCTGGGATAGAAAATTCATTACCATCAATAATAAGCGGAACTTTACTCACATTTCTTGCTACATTATTAGTGCCATTTTTTGCATCGCTTTAA
- a CDS encoding Zn-ribbon domain-containing OB-fold protein: MESYQLPRKGVLINYTWIYTVPEEHKKQEPYPIGLIQLTDGTKILAQLTDVEPEKLKEGIEVEAVFRKMSEDGNKGIIQYGIKFRPALKSTNKH; the protein is encoded by the coding sequence ATGGAGTCATACCAGTTACCAAGAAAAGGCGTACTGATCAATTATACATGGATTTATACAGTACCAGAGGAGCATAAAAAGCAAGAGCCATACCCCATTGGTCTTATCCAATTAACAGATGGCACAAAAATATTAGCACAACTAACAGACGTTGAACCAGAAAAACTTAAAGAGGGAATTGAGGTTGAGGCGGTATTCAGAAAGATGAGCGAGGATGGCAATAAGGGTATTATACAATATGGAATAAAGTTCAGACCAGCATTAAAATCCACGAATAAACATTAA
- a CDS encoding protein-L-isoaspartate(D-aspartate) O-methyltransferase: MYNNLRKKAEKVIKGLYEEGFIKRKIVLEAMLKIPREEFVPPQYKDYAYVDTPIPIGEGQTVSALHMTAMMCEYAELKPGMRILEIGTGSGYMASVYSSIVCSQEPGIVITLEISPYLAKRAWKNIVRLGYGMFIDVIVADGSIEPPLRGNFDAIIVTAAASHIPEELVGKLENGGRLVIPVGTPDFYQELMLVHKDAEGKVHIKSLGAVAFVPLRGLKGISYGT; encoded by the coding sequence ATGTACAATAATTTACGTAAAAAAGCTGAAAAAGTAATTAAGGGTCTTTATGAGGAGGGGTTTATTAAACGGAAGATTGTACTTGAGGCTATGCTTAAAATTCCAAGGGAGGAATTCGTGCCTCCTCAGTACAAGGATTATGCATATGTTGACACACCGATTCCCATAGGAGAGGGGCAGACTGTATCTGCATTACATATGACTGCTATGATGTGTGAATATGCTGAGTTAAAACCTGGTATGAGAATCTTAGAAATAGGTACTGGTTCGGGTTACATGGCTTCTGTTTACTCAAGTATAGTATGTTCTCAGGAACCTGGAATCGTAATAACACTAGAGATTTCACCGTATTTAGCTAAAAGGGCTTGGAAAAACATAGTGAGGTTAGGCTATGGAATGTTTATTGATGTGATAGTTGCAGATGGAAGTATAGAGCCTCCTTTAAGGGGAAATTTTGATGCAATAATTGTTACTGCTGCGGCTTCTCATATTCCTGAAGAGCTTGTTGGAAAGTTAGAGAATGGTGGTAGACTAGTTATACCTGTTGGAACACCAGATTTTTATCAAGAGCTAATGTTAGTTCATAAGGATGCCGAGGGAAAAGTTCATATAAAAAGTTTAGGAGCTGTTGCTTTTGTCCCACTTAGAGGACTAAAAGGTATCTCATATGGAACCTAA